One segment of Trachemys scripta elegans isolate TJP31775 chromosome 1, CAS_Tse_1.0, whole genome shotgun sequence DNA contains the following:
- the NDUFV3 gene encoding NADH dehydrogenase [ubiquinone] flavoprotein 3, mitochondrial has product MAASSLLGCGRAVTRKTLQLEAWGLRSLSPSVSLCTKSEGSKKGQEKNVVAPQESTKLLATKTTVEFPKKLFPSSHPPSANKGETKTITSTSTDEALKLTDEEVRKFLSRKTLVAFPEKVTLSSLEGKASITTRGGLSKKLAEEESSSSSESDSSSDSDEEDSASGVSTKTRVEFPRRDPFFFENRTVKVMTLAEERSSQKGDREYIPKKKPRPEIEVPHIKQMESGKTATAKSKILKSQTREPSVKQSPEGTDLQKSISKTQAKDSQKPTAIRLKESRHLAEPPIGAPPAAAQLKVPPGPQQEVEQKLTLLRWEETKTREVQETETKEKASPKLQEEFLKEAPFMINTTTEEEIIQEAGAQTEEQGTIQETKTAAASAQEEFDNSTYKNLQHHEYNMYTFVDFDVELSQFRQPQPSSGRLSPRH; this is encoded by the exons ATGGCGGCCTCCTCGCTGCTGGGCTGCGGCCGGGCCGTGACGCGCAAG ACTCTACAGCTAGAAGCATGGGGTCTCCGAAGCCTCTCTCCATCTGTTTCTCTCTGCACCAAATCAGAGGGCTCTAAAAAAGGGCAAGAAAAGA ATGTGGTGGCACCTCAGGAGAGCACCAAACTGCTGGCCACCAAAACAACAGTTGAATTCCCTAAAAAGTTGTTTCCTAGTTCTCACCCACCATCTGCAAATAAAGGTGAGACCAAGACCATAACTAGTACTAGCACTGATGAAGCTTTAAAGCTAACGGATGAAGAGGTGAGGAAATTCTTGTCAAGAAAAACTTTGGTAGCATTTCCAGAGAAAGTAACACTTTCCTCACTTGAGGGAAAGGCTTCTATCACAACAAGAGGAGGCTTGAGCAAGAAGTTGGCTGAGGAAGAGTCTTCATCCAGCTCTGAATCAGATTCTAGCTCTGATTCTGATGAAGAAGATAGCGCCTCAGGAGTTTCCACTAAAACCAGAGTAGAGTTTCCAAGACGAGATCCCTTCTTTTTTGAGAACAGAACAGTGAAGGTAATGACATTGGCAGAAGAGCGCTCCTCCCAGAAAGGAGACCGAGAATATATACCTAAGAAGAAGCCCAGACCGGAAATTGAGGTGCCTCACATCAAGCAGATGGAATCTGGTAAAACAGCAACAGCCAAGAGTAAAATATTAAAGTCACAAACAAGAGAACCTTCCGTGAAACAAAGCCCAGAAGGGACAGATTTGCAGAAGTCAATCTCAAAAACACAGGCTAAAGACAGCCAAAAGCCAACAGCTATCAGACTTAAGGAATCTAGGCACTTGGCGGAGCCTCCCATTGgagccccaccagcagcagcacagctaaaGGTTCCGCCAGGGCCTCAGCAAGAAGTGGAACAAAAGCTGACTTTATTGAGATGGGAAGAAACCAAGACAAGGGAGGTACAGGAGACTGAGACAAAAGAAAAAGCTTCTCCTAAACTACAAGAGGAGTTTTTGAAGGAGGCACCCTTCATGATAAACACTACAACAGAGGAGGAGATCATTCAAGAAGCTGGAGCTCAGACTGAAGAGCAAGGCACTATACAGG AGACCAAAACAGCTGCTGCATCTGCACAGGAAGAATTTGATAATTCTACCTACAAGAACCTCCAGCATCATGAGTATAATATGTATACCTTTGTGGATTTTGATGTGGAGCTCTCACAATTCAGACAGCCTCAGCCATCTTCTGGAAGGCTGTCACCAAGGCACTAA